One stretch of Sediminispirochaeta bajacaliforniensis DSM 16054 DNA includes these proteins:
- a CDS encoding Hsp20/alpha crystallin family protein, translated as MKENFVIDLGQILDEVFEATRNFGESFQEEMKRGWNEKVDFYPSYSYPPVNVYITADKSMVLEFALAGFREEDLDLRFQGDYMIFSAESPNLEPEGEVHYFKRRLKLKAIEAQRYFVPEDKYDREKVKATFINGVLRVVIPPNEIIETKDGIKIEIVREDA; from the coding sequence ATGAAAGAGAATTTCGTCATTGATCTCGGACAGATACTCGATGAGGTCTTTGAAGCCACTCGTAACTTTGGCGAGTCGTTTCAGGAGGAGATGAAACGCGGTTGGAATGAGAAGGTCGATTTTTACCCTTCTTACTCATATCCTCCCGTTAACGTCTACATTACAGCCGATAAAAGCATGGTTCTTGAATTCGCACTTGCGGGATTTCGGGAAGAAGATCTGGATCTTCGTTTTCAAGGCGATTATATGATCTTCTCGGCAGAGAGCCCGAACCTTGAGCCTGAAGGGGAAGTGCATTATTTCAAACGACGCTTGAAACTCAAAGCGATTGAGGCACAGCGCTATTTTGTTCCCGAAGATAAGTACGATCGGGAAAAAGTAAAGGCAACCTTCATAAACGGCGTCCTTAGGGTCGTCATCCCGCCGAACGAGATCATCGAAACAAAAGATGGAATCAAGATCGAAATTGTCAGGGAGGATGCATAA